A genomic region of Pyrus communis chromosome 14, drPyrComm1.1, whole genome shotgun sequence contains the following coding sequences:
- the LOC137716628 gene encoding pentatricopeptide repeat-containing protein At1g08070, chloroplastic-like — MKRQLKQIILAQIIKNPKPQLLNPLLGHLTNSPAPQTALFLYNQMLHYPTSHNHYTFTYALKACCFLHDDNKGREVHARVIKTGHFSDTFIQNSLLHFYVTQADIASATRVFNSIPKPDVVSWTSMISGLNKCGFVEEAIVKFMSMDVPPNSTTLVIVMSACSSLGALKFGKSVHGYCMRKFSERNVILENAVLDFYMRCGSLVSARYLFVNMPKRDVYSWTSMVGGYAQRGFCDEAVRLFQEMVQGDEVEPNEATIVNVFSACSSIGALSLGQWVNSYISARPDLVLNGIVGNALINMYVKCGEVGMAVSVFKTLVCKDNISWSTIISGMAMNGYGIHALQLFSLMLVHGIPPDDVTFLGLLSACSHTGLVDQGLMIFNAMKNVYRIAPQTQHYACLVDMYGRAGFLEEAESFMKEMPTEADGAVWGALLNACKIHGNEKMFKRIRNGLLKSRGVSIGTYALVSNTYTTHERWDEADKVRDEMRQMGLKKLAAYSQIDVDPNIL; from the coding sequence ATGAAACGACAATTAAAGCAAATCATCCTTGCCCAAATcatcaaaaaccctaaaccccaacTGTTAAACCCTCTACTGGGACATCTCACAAACTCCCCCGCCCCGCAAACTGCCCTTTTCCTCTACAACCAAATGCTCCACTACCCAACCTCCCACAACCACTACACCTTCACTTACGCTCTCAAGGCATGTTGCTTCCTCCATGATGACAACAAGGGCCGGGAAGTCCACGCCCGCGTCATAAAAACCGGGCACTTTTCCGATACCTTCATCCAAAACTCGTTGCTTCACTTCTACGTAACCCAAGCTGACATTGCATCCGCTACCCGGGTTTTCAATTCCATACCAAAACCTGATGTTGTTTCGTGGACTTCGATGATTTCGGGTCTTAACAAGTGTGGATTTGTGGAGGAAGCAATTGTTAAGTTTATGTCCATGGATGTGCCGCCTAATTCTACTACTCTTGTCATTGTTATGTCCGCTTGTTCGAGTTTAGGAGCTTTAAAGTTTGGTAAATCTGTTCATGGATATTGTATGAGGAAGTTTTCTGAAAGGAATGTTATTTTGGAGAATGCAGTGTTGGATTTTTACATGAGATGTGGGTCTTTGGTGAGTGCACGGTACCTGTTTGTAAATATGCCCAAGAGAGATGTGTATTCTTGGACTAGCATGGTGGGTGGTTATGCACAAAGAGGATTTTGTGATGAGGCAGTGAGGCTTTTTCAGGAGATGGTTCAGGGAGATGAAGTTGAGCCTAATGAGGCTACCATTGTAAATGTATTCTCAGCGTGTTCTTCGATTGGGGCATTGAGTTTAGGCCAGTGGGTGAATTCGTATATAAGTGCACGGCCAGATCTCGTGTTGAATGGCATTGTGGGAAATGCATTAATAAACATGTATGTAAAGTGTGGTGAAGTAGGTATGGCAGTTTCGGTTTTTAAAACCCTGGTTTGCAAGGATAACATTTCGTGGAGTACTATCATAAGCGGCATGGCCATGAATGGTTATGGTATACACGCGTTGCAGCTCTTTTCGCTCATGCTAGTCCACGGGATTCCTCCTGATGATGTAACCTTCCTTGGCTTGTTATCAGCATGCAGTCACACAGGTCTAGTCGATCAAGGGTTGATGATTTTCAATGCTATGAAAAATGTTTATCGGATTGCCCCTCAAACACAGCATTACGCCTGCCTAGTTGATATGTATGGTCGAGCGGGGTTCTTGGAGGAAGCAGAGAGTTTCATGAAGGAAATGCCAACAGAAGCAGACGGCGCTGTTTGGGGAGCGTTGCTTAATGCATGCAAAATTCATGGGAATGAGAAGATGTTTAAGAGGATCAGAAATGGTCTCCTCAAGAGTAGAGGAGTAAGCATCGGAACTTATGCTCTTGTATCGAATACATACACCACTCACGAACGGTGGGATGAGGCTGATAAGGTTCGTGATGAAATGCGACAGATGGGGTTGAAAAAATTAGCAGCATATAGTCAGATAGATGTCGATCCAAATATCTTATAA